In Oryzihumus leptocrescens, the following are encoded in one genomic region:
- a CDS encoding DUF4129 domain-containing protein, which produces MDRTRGVAIGGAALGFALLVWVSASGSVSALSTPTADLPRGQPAPTPTPSASPTSTATTAPVRAAHDLGSFWEGFAVVFTAVVVLAALVVLWSLWQMWRDRDRVRRSVPAVPAFEPVPDVQEALTATASAQLAGLAHGSPRNAIVACWVALEETASAAGLPRSPAETSAEFTARVIEAHAVDPRAIATLSALFREARFSAHDLGEDARVRATAALTTLHEDLARRRDVVSSGPGGMP; this is translated from the coding sequence ATGGACCGCACGCGGGGAGTGGCCATCGGGGGCGCGGCACTGGGCTTCGCCCTCCTGGTCTGGGTGTCCGCGTCCGGGTCGGTCTCCGCCCTCAGCACCCCGACCGCCGACCTGCCGCGAGGACAACCGGCCCCGACGCCGACACCGTCGGCCAGCCCCACCTCCACGGCGACCACCGCCCCGGTACGGGCCGCGCACGACCTCGGCTCGTTCTGGGAGGGGTTCGCGGTGGTGTTCACCGCGGTCGTCGTCCTCGCGGCCCTGGTCGTGCTCTGGTCCCTCTGGCAGATGTGGCGCGACCGGGACCGGGTGCGCCGTTCGGTCCCCGCCGTGCCCGCGTTCGAGCCGGTCCCCGACGTCCAGGAGGCGCTGACCGCCACCGCCTCGGCACAGCTCGCCGGACTGGCGCACGGGTCCCCGCGCAACGCGATCGTCGCCTGCTGGGTCGCCCTGGAGGAGACCGCGAGCGCCGCCGGCCTGCCCCGCTCCCCCGCCGAGACCTCCGCCGAGTTCACGGCCCGGGTGATCGAGGCGCACGCGGTGGACCCGCGGGCGATCGCCACCCTCTCGGCGCTCTTCCGCGAGGCCCGCTTCTCCGCCCACGACCTCGGTGAGGACGCCCGGGTGCGCGCCACGGCGGCGCTGACGACCCTGCACGAAGACCTGGCCCGCCGTCGGGACGTGGTCAGCTCTGGCC